Genomic segment of Meles meles chromosome 17, mMelMel3.1 paternal haplotype, whole genome shotgun sequence:
TCTTTACATTATGCAGTGGTGCTGCAATCAAAAATGGGGGATCAACAAATCAGAGTTGAAGTTCTTTCTTCACTGCACAGAGTAAAAGGAGTGAGgttctcttctctttgcctatCTTTTATCACTATCTTTATTATCACTATATAGCGATAATAAAGACAACTAGATAATTCTAGGCCTGTCTGGCCCTAGTCCACATCCCTCAACTACCTTAGAGTTCAGCTAGCTATCAGtgatcatgttttgtttttagaattctgATCCTAAGGTTAGTAGTATTCACTTGCTATGCCTTCTTTTCCCCCAGGTGCAGGAGTAGCCCTGCTGAATGACCATATTTATGTGGTAGGGGGATTTGATGGTACAGCCCACCTTTCTTCTGTGGAAGCATACAACATTCGCACCGATTCCTGGACAACTGTCACTAGTATGACCACTCCACGATGCTATGTAGGGGCCACGGTGCTTCGAGGGAGACTTTATGCTATTGCAGGGTAAGGATTTAGAAGCCAGACTAAAGTCGTCATGCATTCAGGACCAAATGATGCAATCCAAATTCTTGGATCAAGACAGACTTTAGGTTGGGGGAGACCTCTCCAGTGGTGGCCTTTGATGTAGGACTGtatggaaaggaagagaaaatttattttcttcttttgcttcttcCCCACTCAGATATGATGGGAATTCCCTGCTGAGTAGCATTGAGTGCTATGACCCTATCATCGACAACTGGGAAGTAGTGACATCCATGGGAACCCAGCGCTGTGATGCTGGCGTGTGTGTTCTTCGAGAGAAGTGACCATTGTTGGAGCACCATCCAGAGCTAGTGACCAGTCCAGGGGACAGTTTATGGGAGAGTCAAAGATCCTTTCCAGAATATCTATTTCTCACTGTGTGCACAGGATGATTACAAGCACCAGCGCAGTGATGATTGTACTTACTTGACACACACTCCGCCTTGCGCTGGTAGTTGTCCGTGAGGAGGGTGGGTAACAGACACTCAAGGGAAGACCGTGCACACAGAATGGATCTGAGAGGCCAGATCACCTCTCCTTCTGGTGTAGAGAGCACTCGTGTGCTCAGGAGAATCTGTATCTGTTGTGCCTCATGTACTGCAGAGAAGGACGGTGAGTGTGACCTACTAGATGTGGGCAGTATCCAGCGTGTAGATGATTGGAAGGATACGAACTTGAGTAAGCTGGGTAAAACCCAAGTCTTGTTTTCCAAGAATATCTTTCCTAGTCTGCAGTAGCTAGGGGCAACACAATTCCATTCTGGAGAATAACAAAGGGAAAAGCCCCCTGTCAAAATCTGGGGGGCTTGGGGAGAGACCTGGCACTCCTTTAAGGGACAGGGTTGGTATATCAGGACTGGGTTTAGAGTAAGGGAGGTCAATGGAATTTGATGGAATGTGAGTGAACCTAGAACACCACTGAAGTATAACCTGAAAGATTTGCAAGGGTGTATTATTGGAAGGATCTTTTTATTTCCCCATGGTCTTTCTGAACTAGAATGGTGCGCATCTTGGCACTGGAGACTGACAGAATAAGAGTGAACAAATGTTGGGGTGAAAAGATATAGAATAAATGTGGGAGTTCAGTATGTCTGGGAACAAACTAGAAGTACCTGTGATTTTACAATCGTCTTATTTCCTGCCAGGGCTCACCTATCCATGGCATGGTTTTCCCTGAGTGGGTGAGACACTCTTTCTGTGTTGAATCAAATACTACTACACTATTATACTTCGttactatttttactatttatttgaggatgggggtggggtgcagcAGCCTATAGATGCAGCTGCCTGATTACAGCCCCGTTTCTTTTAAGGGCACACTCCTCCTGAGGAGTGCTTTTTTACTGCTGTGTTCGGTACAATGAGTGCTTTTCCTACTAGAAGGTTCCCTCACCTGTCCTTAGAGTAGATTTTACTCATCCCAGGACAGAATAATCAAGAACAACCAAAATCCTTTTGTTAGTTCCAGTACTTGGTATCGCCATTTCTGAGCCACCATGCAAGGCTCCCCTGTGTTTTGGAGTGAAATTCTTGGTTTTGTGGGTATTGGGAGTGTTGGGGATGTGATAACCTAAACAAGGATGCACTTTCCCTTTATtccaaaattccattttttcctctttccctgagTTGTATTGACCTCAAGAGttcatttcctttgtatttttttaagaaaatattaaaaatcaattgtCTCAAATGCCTGTAAGAGAGTTTATGGCTAACCAGCACTGTCTTGCAGATATTTGGGGGGAGCAGGCGGTCAGCTgtatgtcctttctcttcttcccattcACCTTAGGTGATAGCCAACTAGCTCTTCTGTGTTTCTCTGTTAGACATGGGTAAGAGGTAGCCTACCCCTTTACCCTTGTGGGGATTCTCATCacgaaatatttatataaaaatggcaTAGGTATCGACTCCTCTCACACTTGTAGTTTACTTGAAAGCCAAACAGAATAAAGAGGACTCAATCTTGAACTCATTTAGTACGTACCCTCTTGACTTTGAGGATTTTATTCACTCCAGTCCTTTTTCTATTCGCTTAGAGTTGTCCCGTGACGTAAACAGCTATCCGGAAGGCCTGCCCTGCAGCACTGCAAAAAATCCTGATACttccagagaaaagggaagggggagCCAAAGAGGAAGTTATTTTCTGTAAAGGAGCCTGCCAACCTTTCCTCAGCAGATGGATTGTGCCTGCTGATCAGACCACGGCTATGAAACGTGACTCCTCCTATCAGGAAGAGCTCCAGGGGAGGCAGGAAAGTGAGGGGGTAAAGAACTGATGGCTATCTTTACTGCTGACTTTTGTGAGTTTCAGACCAGATTCCCAAATAGTTCATATATGGCAGCCACAACTGAATATTCTGCAGAAACTGAAACTCTTTGCTCTCTTTCCACTCCTCCCAGTCTTACATGCTTTGCTCATGGGTGTACAGAGGTCCCCCTAATTTAGGGGTTCTTCCTGTTTTTCTAGCTCTTAGATGGCAGCCAGCTATTTAGTTATCCTGTCTCAGAGATCTATCATTTATCTTGTGTCGCCCCTATTAAAATACATACATCCAGTTCATTTCTAGATTAcatgattttatcttttaaagttcCAAATACATTGCTATATTTGTATTCCCTCTGCTGCCGCATAGTTCAGGCCTATATCTCTTGCCCAGACTCCTGGAGTAATAGCCTCCTGATAGTTTTACCTACACTCTTCCAGTCTAGAACCCTTGCATTTTGTCATCAGTGTTCTTCCTAAAGTACAACTAGGATCATTACAATATCTAATATACAGCAAAATTTCAGGGAATATCAAAGTTATTCCTAGCCCAAAATTCTGTAGATTCCCATTGCCCAAAGGTcaaattcctggggcgcctgggtggctcagtgggttaaagcctctgccttcagctcaggtcatgatctcagggtcctgggatcgagccccacatcgggctctctgctgagcagggagcctgattccccatctctccctgcctgcctctctgcctacttgtgatctctgtctgtcaaataaaatcttcaaaaaaaaaaaaaaaaagttcaaattcctTCACGTGACTTTAGACCCATGGTGCTCTGGGCCCGCTCTACCATTCTGATCTTACTTCCCTCTACTATTCTCTCTTCCCGTAGGTATAGGTAGTTCAGTGAACTACTAACCATTCTTAAATTTGTTCTCAACTTTGTTTAGGTATTCTGTTCTTCTATCTGAAATAATCTTGCTTTTCAAAAAAGATCCTAGTCACATTCAGATGCCTTATTCAAATGTCACCTAGGAAAAGCCTTTCTGACTTTCCAGATGGGGATTATTCCCTAATCCTGGCTTCCACTTACTTCGTTCCCATGGTAGTCTTTAGCACATGTCATTGGTTTGGAGTATGACTTCCTGTTTAGACTATGTTCTCAAATATAGGGTCCCTATTATCATTGTATTGTCAGGGTGTGATTATATTACAGAACGACTCACTCAATGTTGAATTACTGAAggacaaagatgaagaaaaacatgCAGATGGTGGTGGTAGGTAGTAGATTAGACATTACCTAATCAATAGCTTAGTTCCCCTTCATGTTCTCCTTCCCTTGCCATTTCAGGATATCCATGGCCTAATGCACTAAAACAGGTAAGCTAGAGATCTAATCAAATGGAACAGGAAAGTATAGTGTAATGACCAAGAGCAGTGGCTTTAAAGCCATGCCTGGATCTATTGACCCTGGAAAGTAACCCTTCTCATATTTACCTTTCTCAGTTGTGCACTGGGAGTAATTAGTGACAACCCCATAAGGAAACTGTGATGATTCAAAAGGTTTGTTTCTAAAGTGTGTCAACACGGTGTTTTGCCACATAGTAAACAGTATGATCAGAACAGAGACCAGCAATTAAAGTTTCCGGGCATCTTTTTCCAACACCAAAAAGGTACATATCCCTCTAAATAGTCTCTCACCGAAGGAACTAATGTGGGTAAGACTTGCTGATGTGTAGTGTGACCCGGATTCCCTTCACATCGCCTCCAGAAACGTCCCCATTCGTTCCTAAgaccaaatttaaatttaagtaaacaAAGATATGGTCAACTTTAGTGAATTACCTACCCGGGTTTTACCCAATAATAAGGGAAGGCCGGTGACCAGGTGAGTATGAAGAGAGGATTTGTCACGTCCCAGGAAGTGAGTGACCCTGTCACAAAGCCAGCGGACACCTAACCACTCAGGTTAAGCGATGAATGGGGCGCTTGCGCAGTAGAATCCAGAGCGGGGGAAGCGGACGCCTGCGCAGAGCGGGAGTGGCCGCACGCTCCCCGCCCCGTCTCGGAAAGCCGCGCCAGCGCAGTTCGGAAAGATCCCGCAGAGACAGCGCCTGCGCGGCGGTGGCCGAGGGAGCCGTGGCGGTAGCGGCGATGGAACCAGCCGAGCCGCTAAACGACTTAGTGTCAGCCGAGGGCCGAAACCGGAAGGCGGTGCTGTGCCAACGCTGTGGCTCCCGGGTGCTGCAGCCAGGAACCGCTCTCTTCTCCCGCCGACAGGTAGGGAGGCAGGTTGGAGGCGCCTCACACCCGCACGTCTTCACAGGGGCCGCGGCGGCTGGAGTCCGGGTCCCCGCGCGCGTTTCCGGAGACCGCGCCCCTAGTCGCCTCCCGGCTCCGCCCGAGGCTGTCCGCGCTGGAGTTGCTGCAGGAGCGCAGCCCGGGGCCGGTCTCCCGGGACTGCCgacccccggcccccgcccggcGCTAGGTGTGGACGCTGCTGCTCCGCGTGCGGTGCGGTGCGGGGCTGAGCCGAGCCCACAGGCTTCTCAGGGCCCGGCGCGCCGGGACGCACGCTGCGGAGCGGCCCGATGGCGTCCGGTGTACCCGGACTCC
This window contains:
- the RABIF gene encoding guanine nucleotide exchange factor MSS4 yields the protein MGRLRSRIQSGGSGRLRRAGVAARSPPRLGKPRQRSSERSRRDSACAAVAEGAVAVAAMEPAEPLNDLVSAEGRNRKAVLCQRCGSRVLQPGTALFSRRQLFLPSMRKKPALADSSNPDGDLLQEHWLVDDMFIFENVGFTKDVGNIKFLVCADCEIGPIGWHCLDDKNSFYVALERVSHE